The Pongo abelii isolate AG06213 chromosome 23, NHGRI_mPonAbe1-v2.0_pri, whole genome shotgun sequence genome includes a window with the following:
- the SUSD2 gene encoding LOW QUALITY PROTEIN: sushi domain-containing protein 2 (The sequence of the model RefSeq protein was modified relative to this genomic sequence to represent the inferred CDS: inserted 1 base in 1 codon) — protein sequence MKSALLPWALLLLVTAPGPGPGPTADAQESCSMRCGTLDGPCSCHPTCSGLGTCCLDFRDFCLEILPYSGSMMGGKDFVVRHFKMSSPTDASVICRFKDSIQTLGHVDSSGQVHCVSPLLYESGRIPFTISLDNGHSFPRAGTWLAVHPNKVSMKEKSELVNETRWQYYGTANTSGNLSLTWHVKSLPTQTVTIELWGYEETGMPYSQEWTAKWSHLYPLATHIPNCGSFTFTPKPALSSYQRWRVGALQIIHSKNYAGQRDVQALWTNDHALAWNLSDDFRXGPVAWAPTQCQAWEELEEQLPNFLEELPDCPCTLTQARADSGRFSMDYGCDMEQGSVCTYHPGAVHCVRSVQASPRYGSGQQCCYTADGTQLLTADFSGGSTPDRGHDWGAPPFRTPPRVPGLSHWLYDVLSFYYCCLWAPDCPATWQRRPSSDCLNYWPPRLASAFGDPHFVTFDGINFTFNGRREYVLLEAALTDLRVQAWAKPRTMSNGTETRGTGLTAVAVQEGNSDVVEVRLANRTRGLEVLLNQEVLSFAEQSWMDLKGMFLSVAAGDRVSIMLVSGAGLDVSVQGPFLSVSVLLPENFLTHTHSLLGTLNNDPTDDFTLRLGTLPLGTSPQELFLFGADWAVHNASSLLTYDSWFLVHNFLYQPKHDPTFEPLFPGETILNPSQAQEAAKLCGDDHFCNFDVAATGSLSTGNATRVAHQLHQRRMWSLQPVVSCGWLAPPPNGQKEGNRYLAGSTIYFHCDNGYSLAGAETSTCQADGTWSSPTPKCQPGRSYAVLLGIIFGGLAVVAAVALVYVLLSRRKGNM from the exons ATGCCCAAGAGAGCTGCTCCATGCGCTGTGGCACCCTGGACGGGCCGTGTTCCTGCCACCCGACGTGCTCCGGCCTTGGCACCTGCTGCTTGGATTTCCGGGACTTCTGCCTGGAGATCTTGCCCTACTCAGGCTCCATGATGGGCGGCAAGGACTTTGTGGTGCGGCACTTCAAGATGTCCAGCCCCACAGACGCCAGTGTTATCTGCAG GTTTAAGGACAGCATCCAGACCCTCGGCCATGTGGACTCCTCCGGGCAAGTGCACTGTGTGTCACCTCTGCTCTATGAGAGCGGCCGCATCCCCTTCACCATCTCATTGGACAACGGCCACTCCTTCCCTCGCGCGGGCACCTGGCTGGCTG TGCACCCCAACAAAGTGTCGATGAAGGAGAAGAGCGAGTTGGTGAACGAGACGCGTTGGCAATACTACGGCACTGCCAACACCTCGGGCAACCTCAGCCTGACCTGGCATGTCAAGTCGCTGCCCACGCAGACCGTCACCATCGAGCTGTGGGGCTACGAGGAGACAG GAATGCCCTACTCACAGGAGTGGACTGCAAAGTGGTCGCACCTGTACCCCTTGGCCACACACATCCCTAACTGCGGCTCTTTCACCTTCACCCCAAAACCTGCTCTTTCCAGCTACCAGAGATGGCGAGTGGGTGCACTTCAGATCATCCACAGCAAAAATTACGCGGGGCAG AGGGATGTGCAGGCGCTCTGGACCAATGACCACGCGCTGGCCTGGAACCTGAGCGATGACTTCC GGGGCCCTGTGGCCTGGGCACCAACTCAGTGCCAGGCCtgggaggagctggaggagcAGCTGCCCAACTTCCTGGAGGAGCTGCCGGACTGCCCCTGCACCCTGACCCAGGCCCGGGCTGACTCCGGCCGCTTCTCC ATGGACTACGGCTGTGACATGGAGCAGGGCAGCGTGTGCACCTACCACCCCGGGGCCGTGCACTGTGTGCGCTCTGTGCAGGCCAG CCCCCGGTATGGCTCAGGTCAGCAGTGCTGCTACACAGCGGACGGGACACAGCTCCTGACGGCTGACTTCAGCGGCGGCAGCACTCCCGACCGTGGCCATGACTGGGGCGCACCCCCGTTCCGCACGCCACCCCGAGTGCCCGGCCTGTCCCACTGGCTCTACGATGTCCTCAGCTTCTATTACTGCTGCCTCTGGGCACCCGACTGCCCTGCTACATGGCAACGGCGGCCCTCCAGTGACTGCCTCAACTACTGGCCCCCGCGACTGG cctccgcCTTTGGAGACCCACACTTTGTGACCTTCGACGGCATCAACTTCACATTCAATGGGCGCAGAGAGTACGTGCTGCTGGAGGCAGCACTGACCGACCTGAGGGTGCAGGCATGGGCCAAGCCCAGGACGATGTCCAATG GCACAGAGACCCGCGGCACTGGGCTGACCGCAGTGGCTGTGCAGGAGGGCAACTCAGATGTGGTGGAGGTCAGGCTGGCCAACAGGACCAGAGGTCTGGAGGTGCTGCTGAACCAGGAGGTGCTGAGCTTCGCTGAGCAGAGCTGGATGGACCTGAAGG GAATGTTCCTGTCGGTGGCTGCCGGGGACAGGGTCTCCATCATGCTGGTATCAGGGGCTGGCCTGGATGTCAGCGTGCAGGGCCCGTTCCTGAGTGTGTCCGTCCTGCTGCCTGAGAATTTCCTCACCCACACCCACAGCCTCCTCGGGACACTGAACAACGACCCCACTGACGACTTCACCCTGCGCCTGGGCACCCTGCCCCTGGGCACCAGTCCCCAGGAGCTGTTCCTGTTTGGGGCCGACT GGGCCGTGCACAATGCATCCTCCCTGCTCACCTACGACTCCTGGTTCCTGGTCCACAACTTCCTGTACCAACCCAAGCATGACCCCACCTTCGAACCCCTCTTCCCTGGTGAGACCATCCTCAACCCCAGCCAGGCACAAGAGGCAGCCAAACTATGTGGGGACGATCATTTCTGCAACTTTGATGTGGCAGCCACCGGGAGCCTGAGCACGGGCAATGCCACTCGGGTGGCCCACCAGCTGCACCAGCGACGCATGTGGAGCCTGCAGCCAG TGGTGTCCTGTGGCTGgctggccccacctcccaacgGACAAAAGGAGGGCAACAGGTACCTGGCGGGTTCCACCATCTATTTCCACTGTGACAATGGCTACAGCCTGGCCGGGGCAGAGACCAGCACCTGCCAGGCTGACGGCACCTGGTCCTCACCCACCCCGAAGTGCCAGCCAG GACGCAGCTACGCGGTGCTGTTGGGCATCATCTTTGGGGGCCTCGCGGTGGTGGCGGCGGTTGCACTCGTCTATGTGCTGCTGAGCCGCAGGAAGGGCAACATGTGA